A single window of Malus sylvestris chromosome 5, drMalSylv7.2, whole genome shotgun sequence DNA harbors:
- the LOC126622850 gene encoding uncharacterized mitochondrial protein AtMg00810-like, whose protein sequence is MARLRGTRPGNSPRQMSSLVKQLDTLFSMKDLGPLNYLLGVEVKYFGDKMHLNQAKCALDLLKRTKNLDAKPISTLVLCSQRLSAYDGEPYDNPEMYRSVVGALQYLTITRPDIFYAINQVSAFISGLISCLGVLRNKRRSASRVQLSTDSLLA, encoded by the exons ATGGCTCGGTTGAGAGGCACAAGGCCAG GAAATAGCCCTCGCCAAATGTCTAGCTTGGTCAAGCAATTAGATACTTTGTTCTCAATGAAAGACTTGGGTCCTCTTAATTACTTGTTGGGTGTTGAAGTTAAATATTTTGGTGATAAAATGCATTTGAATCAGGCAAAGTGTGCTTTGGATTTGCTTAAACgtacaaaaaatttggatgCAAAACCGATTTCTACTCTAGTTCTTTGCAGTCAAAGGCTTAGTGCTTATGATGGTGAGCCATATGACAATCCAGAGATGTACCGAAGTGTCGTGGGTGCACTTCAATATTTGACGATCACGAGACCAGACATCTTCTATGCAATCAACCAG GTTTCTGCATTTATTTCGGGTCTAATCTCGTGTCTTGGAGTTCTAAGAAACAAAAGACGGTCAGCAAGTCGAGTTCAGCTGAGTACAGACAGCTTGCTTGCATAG